The Geomonas ferrireducens genome includes a window with the following:
- a CDS encoding iron-containing alcohol dehydrogenase, with protein MDISKFVAPEIIFGRGSLSQIGESVVRLGVSKVFLVSDNDVISAGWVDTAVKYLRAAGLETVIFASLTSNPKDCEVTEGAARYLTSGCDGIVSVGGGSPTDVAKAIATLASNGGRLKDYEGINKISTPLPPMVIVPSTAGAGSEVSQFTIIVDTDRKLKMSIISRSLIPDIAIVDPELLKTKDAKLAAATGVDALTHGIESYVSLAATPLTDIHALKAIQLISKNLRRAVAERSDMEANTNMAMASLTAGLAFSNAILGAAHAMTHQVDGLLDQHHGETNASILPHVMRFNLQACPERFRDIAVAMGEDVAGLDVMAAAERSIEAVKRLIEDIGLAKGLSELGLKEEFIPLLSENATKDACLVTNPRNATREQIMEIYRNAM; from the coding sequence ATGGATATCAGCAAGTTCGTGGCACCGGAGATCATCTTCGGCAGGGGCTCTTTGAGCCAGATCGGCGAGAGCGTGGTGCGTCTGGGCGTCTCCAAGGTGTTCCTGGTGAGCGACAACGACGTCATCTCCGCGGGGTGGGTGGACACGGCGGTCAAATACCTGCGTGCGGCGGGGCTAGAGACCGTGATCTTCGCCAGTCTCACCAGCAACCCGAAGGACTGCGAGGTCACCGAAGGTGCGGCGCGTTACCTCACCTCCGGCTGCGACGGCATCGTCTCGGTGGGGGGGGGGAGCCCCACCGACGTCGCCAAGGCGATCGCCACCCTCGCCTCCAACGGCGGGCGGCTTAAGGACTACGAGGGGATCAACAAGATCTCCACGCCGCTTCCCCCGATGGTCATCGTCCCGTCCACGGCCGGTGCCGGTTCCGAAGTGAGCCAGTTCACCATCATCGTCGACACGGACCGCAAGCTGAAGATGTCCATCATCTCGCGCTCCCTCATCCCCGACATCGCCATAGTGGACCCCGAGCTCTTGAAGACCAAGGACGCGAAGCTCGCCGCGGCCACCGGGGTCGACGCGCTCACCCACGGCATCGAGTCATACGTCTCGCTCGCCGCCACGCCGCTCACCGACATTCACGCGCTTAAGGCGATCCAGCTCATCTCCAAAAACTTAAGGCGCGCCGTCGCCGAGAGAAGCGACATGGAGGCGAACACCAACATGGCCATGGCGAGCCTCACCGCCGGTCTTGCCTTCTCGAACGCCATCCTAGGCGCGGCTCACGCCATGACGCACCAGGTGGACGGTCTTCTCGACCAGCACCACGGCGAGACGAACGCCTCGATCCTGCCCCACGTCATGCGTTTCAACCTGCAGGCCTGCCCGGAGCGTTTCCGGGATATCGCTGTCGCCATGGGCGAGGATGTGGCCGGGCTCGACGTGATGGCCGCCGCCGAGCGCTCCATCGAGGCGGTCAAGCGTCTCATCGAGGACATCGGTCTTGCCAAGGGGCTCTCGGAGCTAGGCCTCAAGGAGGAGTTCATCCCGCTTTTGAGCGAGAACGCGACCAAAGACGCCTGTCTCGTTACCAATCCGCGCAACGCCACCCGCGAGCAGATCATGGAGATCTACCGTAACGCCATGTAG
- the hybB gene encoding Ni/Fe-hydrogenase cytochrome b subunit, with amino-acid sequence MTSDTERLPQGNGNILTKSFFVLLALSLVGLFFIAVRFVKGIGAVSNLSDGYPWGIWVAYDVAIGTAVTCGGYAVALLSYIINRGHYHSLVKSAILTSLFGSFLAASSIVVEIGRPWNAHGFSSVTSWQPNSAFFELTLCALGYLIALSLEYLPNLLRLMGRGTPTALRTTILTALMRRGLAARSGEGGDPVPDRRLSGGINKVLICIAIAGIVLPTVHQSALGSLMLIASTKLHPLWHSPFLPLLFLINCIYFGYAIVIFVSILSSFVLERGFHNAELAAVGRIIPWLTTAWLTIRIGDIMRRDQVAAVFHGDFYSIFFLAECFLMAIGAIPLFTVAKRHSPRRLFLAAVVMLSGGGLYRFNVYLIGFNPGNGWHYFPSFAEVMIAVGIVSIEILAYQLLIKFLPPLPAQQFRS; translated from the coding sequence ATGACCAGTGACACAGAACGCCTACCCCAGGGCAATGGAAATATCCTGACCAAGTCCTTCTTCGTTCTCCTCGCCCTGTCCCTGGTCGGTCTCTTCTTCATCGCGGTTCGCTTCGTCAAGGGGATCGGCGCCGTTTCCAACCTAAGCGACGGCTACCCCTGGGGCATCTGGGTTGCCTACGACGTCGCCATCGGCACCGCGGTCACCTGCGGCGGTTACGCCGTCGCCCTCCTGAGCTACATCATCAACCGCGGCCATTACCATTCGCTGGTCAAGTCCGCGATCCTCACGAGCCTATTCGGGTCGTTCCTTGCCGCATCCTCCATCGTGGTCGAGATCGGCCGCCCCTGGAACGCGCACGGTTTCTCGTCCGTCACGAGCTGGCAGCCTAACTCCGCCTTTTTCGAACTGACCCTTTGCGCCCTCGGATACCTGATCGCGCTCTCCCTCGAATACCTGCCGAACCTCTTGCGCCTCATGGGACGGGGCACGCCCACGGCGCTTCGCACCACGATCCTTACGGCACTCATGCGCAGGGGGCTCGCGGCAAGAAGCGGTGAGGGGGGGGATCCCGTTCCCGATCGCAGGCTCTCCGGCGGGATCAACAAGGTCCTCATCTGCATCGCGATTGCCGGGATCGTACTCCCGACCGTGCACCAGTCGGCACTCGGCTCGCTGATGCTGATCGCCTCGACGAAGCTGCACCCGCTTTGGCACAGCCCGTTCCTGCCGCTTTTGTTCCTCATCAACTGCATCTACTTCGGTTACGCCATCGTCATCTTCGTCTCAATCCTTTCCTCCTTCGTCCTGGAGCGCGGCTTCCACAACGCGGAGCTTGCCGCCGTCGGGCGGATCATCCCGTGGCTCACCACCGCATGGCTCACGATAAGGATCGGCGACATCATGCGGCGTGACCAGGTCGCCGCCGTTTTCCACGGCGATTTCTACTCCATATTCTTCCTCGCCGAGTGCTTTCTCATGGCCATAGGCGCGATACCACTTTTCACCGTGGCTAAAAGGCACTCGCCGCGCCGTCTTTTTCTTGCCGCCGTAGTCATGCTTTCAGGCGGCGGTCTGTACCGCTTCAACGTTTACCTGATTGGATTCAACCCGGGTAACGGCTGGCATTATTTCCCATCCTTCGCTGAAGTGATGATCGCAGTGGGCATCGTCTCGATCGAGATACTTGCCTATCAGCTGCTCATCAAGTTTTTGCCGCCGCTTCCGGCACAGCAATTCCGCTCATGA
- a CDS encoding thermonuclease family protein, translating to MSCCLLLIAAPALAVDPHHHGNIIEGLVVGVSEGDRLTVNSFGTEIPVRLYGIAAPQTAKIDKFTGWYKPGQPYAEDAFRALSIKVLHQVVKIEVKQTLLFKTQPNQIAVAVVYLDGRNINLEMLHEGWAWAYRRLLNRADHPQFFAEERMARARRNGLWIQENPQAPWEFKPHVKIKAKQN from the coding sequence TTGTCGTGCTGTTTGCTTCTTATTGCCGCTCCGGCGCTCGCGGTAGACCCGCACCATCACGGCAACATCATCGAGGGACTCGTCGTGGGGGTGAGCGAAGGGGATCGTCTCACGGTCAATTCTTTCGGAACCGAAATACCGGTCCGCCTCTACGGCATAGCCGCCCCCCAGACCGCCAAGATCGACAAGTTCACCGGCTGGTACAAGCCGGGGCAGCCTTACGCCGAAGACGCCTTCCGGGCTCTCTCCATCAAAGTCCTGCACCAGGTGGTCAAGATCGAGGTGAAGCAAACCCTGCTTTTCAAAACGCAGCCGAACCAGATCGCCGTGGCGGTCGTCTATCTTGACGGGCGCAATATAAACCTCGAGATGCTCCACGAGGGGTGGGCCTGGGCCTACCGCAGACTTCTGAACCGCGCGGACCACCCGCAGTTCTTCGCCGAGGAACGGATGGCCCGTGCTCGCCGCAACGGCCTGTGGATCCAGGAAAACCCCCAGGCTCCGTGGGAGTTCAAGCCGCACGTGAAGATCAAGGCCAAGCAGAACTGA
- a CDS encoding chitobiase/beta-hexosaminidase C-terminal domain-containing protein → MMRKMFAVLTCLAMVLALSVPIALAGRPVADKTAPTTTASPLGGTFTSAVTVTLSVNEAATTYYTTDGSTPTTGSTVYGAPLTFSATTTLKYFSKDTAGNLETVKAQTYTISGGGTSTHATLTWSGYSMCSTCHTSQAQAMYQGVHYQWKGSAAEMTTGPTSQGKMDATDGSSALNAYCINIQGNWGPCAACHAGTGAKPVATNNPSAAQLASIDCLICHADATNAPYSRVRNATTGLFEPAAGLNMNLVVQKAGQKPTRKNCLGCHAKAGGGDAVKRGDIALASGTTSDVLYDTHMAMGNGGNIQCQGCHTFTGHRVAGRGSDLRPEDSTLEVTCSTSACHPTKTTATGHVTAAVNDHISRIACQTCHINKYGKNANDTAATEATETNRNWQVAEWNATLNRYEPMPTKANDLIPRYAFWNGTSWGNNALNAAVLDAATGAYKISRPVGAITDPVGTKLYPFKYKTANQALANGKVVTISTATFFATGNYDQAVKDGMVYMGLPSTTAYSTVTTDELQVLNHQVPPATGNVLACAACHPNASATQLKLITNMGYALKAAQSVVCVQCHTLKAYSGDYVSFHGRHVDTRGNDCSWCHSFSRPEKGLKMP, encoded by the coding sequence ATGATGAGAAAAATGTTCGCAGTACTCACCTGTCTGGCCATGGTGTTGGCCCTGTCCGTCCCGATCGCCCTGGCAGGCAGACCGGTGGCCGACAAGACCGCGCCGACCACCACCGCTTCACCGCTGGGCGGCACCTTCACCAGCGCCGTCACCGTGACCCTCTCGGTCAACGAGGCGGCCACCACGTACTACACGACGGACGGCTCCACCCCGACGACCGGCTCCACCGTGTACGGCGCGCCGCTCACCTTCAGCGCCACCACCACGCTGAAGTACTTCTCCAAGGATACCGCCGGTAACCTGGAGACGGTGAAGGCGCAGACCTACACCATCTCCGGCGGCGGCACCTCGACCCACGCCACGCTGACCTGGAGCGGGTACTCCATGTGCTCCACCTGCCACACGAGCCAGGCCCAGGCGATGTACCAGGGCGTGCACTACCAGTGGAAGGGGTCCGCGGCCGAGATGACCACCGGCCCGACCAGCCAGGGGAAGATGGATGCCACCGACGGCTCCTCCGCACTGAACGCCTACTGCATCAACATCCAGGGCAACTGGGGCCCCTGCGCAGCCTGCCACGCGGGTACCGGCGCGAAACCGGTCGCGACCAACAACCCGAGTGCCGCGCAGCTTGCCTCCATAGACTGCCTCATCTGCCATGCCGACGCCACCAACGCTCCCTACAGCCGCGTGCGTAACGCAACCACCGGCCTCTTCGAGCCGGCCGCCGGTCTCAACATGAACCTCGTGGTCCAGAAGGCGGGCCAGAAGCCGACCCGCAAGAACTGCCTCGGCTGCCACGCGAAAGCAGGCGGCGGCGACGCCGTGAAGCGCGGCGACATCGCCCTTGCCTCCGGCACCACCTCCGACGTCCTTTACGATACCCACATGGCGATGGGCAACGGCGGCAACATCCAGTGCCAGGGTTGCCACACCTTCACCGGGCACCGCGTAGCCGGTCGCGGTTCCGACCTCAGGCCCGAGGACAGCACCCTCGAGGTGACCTGCTCCACGAGCGCCTGCCACCCGACCAAGACCACCGCAACCGGCCACGTAACTGCCGCGGTGAACGACCACATCTCCCGCATCGCCTGCCAGACCTGCCACATCAACAAGTACGGCAAGAACGCGAACGACACCGCCGCCACCGAGGCGACCGAGACGAACCGCAACTGGCAGGTGGCCGAGTGGAACGCGACACTGAACCGCTACGAGCCGATGCCGACCAAGGCAAACGACCTGATCCCCAGGTACGCCTTCTGGAACGGCACCTCCTGGGGTAACAACGCCCTGAACGCCGCCGTACTCGATGCAGCCACCGGCGCGTACAAGATCTCCCGCCCGGTCGGCGCCATCACCGACCCGGTCGGCACGAAGCTTTACCCCTTCAAGTACAAGACCGCCAACCAGGCCCTTGCCAACGGTAAGGTGGTCACCATCTCCACCGCCACCTTCTTCGCCACCGGCAACTACGACCAGGCGGTTAAGGACGGCATGGTGTACATGGGGCTTCCGAGCACCACCGCCTACAGCACCGTCACCACCGACGAGCTGCAGGTGCTGAACCACCAGGTGCCGCCGGCAACCGGCAACGTCCTTGCCTGCGCCGCTTGCCACCCGAACGCTTCGGCCACCCAGCTCAAGCTGATCACCAACATGGGCTACGCCCTTAAAGCCGCCCAGTCCGTGGTCTGCGTCCAGTGCCACACGCTGAAGGCCTACTCAGGCGACTACGTCTCCTTCCACGGTCGCCACGTCGACACCCGCGGCAACGACTGCTCCTGGTGCCATAGCTTCTCGCGTCCCGAGAAGGGACTCAAGATGCCGTAA
- a CDS encoding response regulator — protein sequence MRGTAHMKLLAIDDNHDNLLTLGALLKIFLPEASLITSQSAQDGIRRARMEGPDAILLDIQMPGMDGFEATRRLKSIPSTQHIPVILVTAHRSDSACRVKGLECGADAFLSKPIDEAELVAQIKAMVRIKRSEDAVRLERDSLEALVAQRTGELLLANQELKENLERLAQSEARYSRAVRGTSDGLWDWDLKSGDYYYSPRWKELLGFADDELVNEADTFFSRLHPDEVARVQDALDAHFSGRSPFDLELRLRTREELYLKVRCRGQAEWNTEGEAVRLSGAITDITERQEMEEQLRQSQKMEAVGQLAGGVAHDFNNVLTVIAGYANILKMDLPDDSQHLELVEQIAVASERAAQLTRGLLAFSRKQAMAPQQTDVGEIVHRVEQFLVRVIGEDIQLKTELLPERLPVFVDLGQIEQVLVNLAANARDAMPRGGTFTIATGLQEAGAGPAGASGAHAVIIVSDTGKGMDEETRNRIFEPFFTTKEVGKGTGLGMAIVYGIIQQHKGSIRVSSTPGHGTTFTIEIPLVALEASLGQDQVAQLEPPSGTETILVAEDDPSVRNLVEMVLTKHGYQVILADDGQEVVDRFAMHQKGIGLVLMDIIMPRKNGIDAFDEIRKVRPDAKVLFTSGYTADFIQSRGMQEGGELIMKPVQPLELLRRVREVLER from the coding sequence ATGCGAGGAACTGCCCACATGAAGCTCCTCGCCATCGACGACAACCACGACAACCTGCTCACCCTCGGAGCGCTCCTGAAGATATTCCTTCCGGAGGCGAGTCTCATCACCTCGCAGTCGGCCCAGGACGGGATCCGCCGGGCGCGCATGGAGGGGCCTGACGCCATCCTGCTCGACATACAGATGCCGGGTATGGACGGTTTCGAGGCGACCAGGCGCCTTAAGTCGATACCTTCCACCCAGCACATCCCGGTGATCCTCGTAACGGCGCATAGAAGCGATTCCGCCTGCCGCGTCAAGGGGCTCGAATGCGGCGCCGACGCCTTCCTCTCGAAACCTATCGACGAGGCGGAGCTCGTTGCCCAGATCAAGGCGATGGTGCGCATCAAGCGCAGCGAGGATGCCGTGCGCCTGGAACGCGATTCGCTCGAGGCGCTTGTGGCGCAGCGCACCGGCGAGCTTTTGCTCGCAAACCAGGAACTCAAGGAGAACCTGGAGCGGCTTGCGCAAAGCGAGGCGCGCTACTCCCGCGCCGTACGGGGCACGAGCGACGGTCTGTGGGACTGGGACCTGAAAAGCGGCGACTACTACTATTCGCCGCGCTGGAAGGAGCTTTTAGGCTTTGCCGACGACGAGCTCGTAAACGAGGCGGATACCTTCTTTTCGCGGCTGCACCCGGATGAAGTCGCGCGGGTGCAGGATGCCCTCGACGCGCACTTTTCCGGGCGTTCACCCTTCGACCTCGAGCTCAGGCTCAGGACCAGGGAAGAGCTCTACCTGAAGGTACGCTGCCGCGGACAGGCGGAGTGGAACACCGAGGGGGAGGCCGTGCGCCTCTCCGGAGCGATCACCGACATCACCGAGCGGCAGGAGATGGAGGAGCAACTGCGCCAGTCCCAGAAGATGGAGGCGGTGGGGCAGCTGGCCGGCGGGGTCGCCCATGATTTCAACAACGTCCTCACCGTCATTGCCGGTTATGCGAACATCCTCAAGATGGACCTGCCGGACGACAGCCAACATCTGGAACTGGTCGAGCAGATCGCGGTGGCGAGCGAGCGCGCCGCGCAGCTTACCCGCGGGCTTCTTGCCTTCAGCCGCAAGCAGGCCATGGCGCCGCAGCAGACCGATGTCGGCGAGATCGTCCACAGGGTCGAGCAGTTCCTCGTACGGGTTATCGGAGAGGACATCCAGCTAAAGACCGAGCTGCTTCCGGAGCGGCTCCCGGTCTTCGTCGATCTCGGCCAGATCGAACAGGTACTGGTCAACCTGGCCGCCAACGCGCGCGACGCGATGCCCCGCGGGGGGACCTTCACCATCGCCACCGGCCTCCAGGAAGCCGGCGCGGGGCCTGCGGGGGCTTCGGGGGCGCACGCCGTCATCATCGTCTCCGATACCGGAAAGGGGATGGACGAGGAGACGCGCAACAGGATCTTCGAGCCATTCTTCACCACGAAGGAGGTAGGGAAGGGGACCGGGCTCGGCATGGCCATCGTCTACGGCATCATCCAGCAGCACAAGGGGAGCATCCGCGTAAGCAGCACCCCAGGGCACGGGACGACATTCACCATCGAGATCCCCCTTGTCGCGCTGGAGGCCTCCCTCGGCCAGGACCAGGTAGCGCAGCTTGAGCCTCCGAGCGGTACGGAGACCATCCTCGTCGCCGAGGACGACCCGAGCGTGCGCAACCTGGTGGAAATGGTGCTGACCAAGCACGGCTACCAGGTGATCCTCGCGGACGACGGACAGGAGGTCGTCGACCGTTTCGCCATGCACCAGAAAGGCATCGGCCTCGTACTGATGGACATCATCATGCCGCGCAAAAACGGCATCGACGCCTTCGACGAGATCAGGAAGGTGCGCCCCGACGCGAAGGTGCTGTTCACTTCGGGTTACACGGCGGACTTCATCCAGAGTCGCGGCATGCAGGAGGGGGGCGAGCTGATCATGAAACCGGTGCAGCCGTTGGAGCTGCTGCGCAGGGTGCGGGAGGTGCTCGAGCGTTAA
- a CDS encoding chitobiase/beta-hexosaminidase C-terminal domain-containing protein — MRKLFAALTCLAMLLALSVPAALAGRPVADKTAPTTTASPLGGTFTSAVTVTLSVNEAATTYYTTDGSTPTTGSTVYGAPLTFSATTTLKYFSKDTAGNLETVKSQTYTISGGGTTTHSTLTWSGYSMCSTCHTSQAQAMYQGVHYQWKGSAAEMTTGPTTQGKMDATDGSSALNAYCINIQGNWGPCGACHAGTGAKPVATNNPSAAQLASIDCLMCHADATNAPYSRVRNATTGLFEPAAGLDMNLVVQKAGQKPTRKNCLGCHAKAGGGDAVKRGDIALASGTTSDVLYDTHMAMGNGGNIQCQGCHTFTGHRVAGRGSDLRPEDSTLEVSCSTSACHPTKTTATGHVTAAVNDHISRIACQTCHINKYAKNANDTANTEATETNRNWQVAEWNATLNRYEPMPTKANDLIPRYAFWNGTSWGNNALNAAVLDAATNAYQISRPVGAITDPAGTKLYPFKYKTANQALANGKVVTLSTATFFATGNYDQAVKDGMVYMGLPSTTAYSTVTTDELQVLNHQVPPATGNVLACAACHPNASATQLKLITNMGYSLKAAQSVVCIQCHTLKAYSGDYVSFHGRHVDTRGNDCSWCHTFSRPEKGLKLP, encoded by the coding sequence ATGAGAAAGTTGTTCGCAGCACTCACCTGCCTCGCCATGCTCCTGGCACTCTCCGTGCCGGCAGCCCTGGCAGGTAGACCGGTGGCCGACAAGACCGCGCCGACCACCACCGCTTCACCGCTGGGCGGCACCTTCACCAGCGCCGTTACCGTGACCCTCTCGGTCAACGAGGCGGCCACCACGTACTACACGACGGACGGCTCCACCCCGACGACCGGCTCCACCGTGTACGGCGCGCCGCTCACCTTCAGCGCCACCACCACGCTGAAGTACTTCTCCAAGGATACCGCCGGTAACCTGGAAACGGTGAAGTCGCAGACCTACACCATCTCCGGTGGTGGCACCACCACTCACTCCACGCTGACCTGGAGCGGGTACTCCATGTGCTCCACCTGCCACACGAGCCAGGCCCAGGCGATGTACCAGGGCGTGCACTACCAGTGGAAAGGCTCCGCGGCGGAGATGACCACCGGCCCGACCACCCAGGGGAAGATGGACGCCACCGACGGCTCCTCCGCACTGAACGCCTACTGCATCAACATCCAGGGCAACTGGGGCCCCTGCGGCGCCTGCCACGCGGGTACCGGTGCGAAACCGGTCGCGACCAACAACCCGAGTGCCGCGCAGCTTGCCTCCATCGACTGCCTCATGTGCCATGCCGACGCCACCAACGCTCCCTACAGCCGCGTGCGTAACGCAACCACCGGCCTCTTCGAGCCGGCAGCCGGTCTCGACATGAACCTCGTGGTCCAGAAGGCCGGCCAGAAGCCGACCCGCAAGAACTGCCTCGGCTGCCACGCGAAGGCTGGCGGCGGCGACGCCGTGAAGCGCGGCGACATCGCGCTTGCCTCCGGCACCACCTCCGACGTCCTTTACGACACCCACATGGCGATGGGCAACGGCGGCAACATCCAGTGCCAGGGGTGCCACACCTTCACCGGGCACCGTGTAGCCGGTCGCGGCTCCGACCTCAGGCCCGAAGACAGCACCCTCGAGGTGTCCTGCTCCACGAGCGCCTGCCACCCGACCAAGACCACCGCAACCGGCCACGTAACTGCCGCGGTGAACGACCACATCTCCCGCATCGCCTGCCAGACCTGCCATATCAACAAGTACGCGAAAAACGCGAACGACACCGCCAACACCGAGGCGACCGAGACGAACCGCAACTGGCAGGTGGCCGAGTGGAACGCGACCCTGAACCGCTACGAGCCGATGCCGACCAAGGCAAATGACCTGATCCCCAGGTACGCCTTCTGGAACGGCACCTCCTGGGGTAACAACGCCCTGAACGCCGCCGTGCTCGATGCAGCCACCAACGCGTACCAGATCTCCCGCCCGGTCGGCGCCATCACCGACCCCGCAGGGACCAAGCTTTATCCCTTCAAGTACAAAACCGCCAACCAGGCCCTTGCCAACGGTAAGGTGGTCACCCTCTCCACCGCCACCTTCTTCGCCACCGGCAACTACGACCAGGCGGTTAAAGACGGCATGGTGTACATGGGTCTTCCGAGCACCACCGCCTACAGCACCGTCACCACCGACGAGCTGCAGGTGTTGAACCACCAGGTACCGCCCGCAACCGGCAACGTCCTTGCCTGCGCCGCGTGCCACCCGAACGCTTCTGCCACCCAGCTCAAGCTGATCACCAACATGGGCTACTCCCTTAAGGCCGCCCAGTCCGTGGTCTGCATCCAGTGCCACACGCTGAAGGCCTACTCCGGCGACTACGTCTCCTTCCACGGTCGTCATGTTGACACCCGCGGCAACGACTGCTCCTGGTGCCACACCTTCTCCCGTCCGGAGAAGGGGCTGAAACTTCCCTAG